In a genomic window of Leifsonia xyli subsp. cynodontis DSM 46306:
- a CDS encoding alpha-1,4-glucan--maltose-1-phosphate maltosyltransferase, translating to MAQSAATRPEGPAAPDYEPLLPRIPILGLRPQVDEGHWAATAFSGEVVPFSATAFREGQDRIGVDLLLLDPGGEQTEHRMHAVAPGTDRWEAEVPLRQEGLWHYCVQAYADEYATWRHNAEVKIPAGVDVELMLRTGHDLLVRAAADRNRSAAERRRLSEAATAVAEAAKPVDERFAATVDDRIGRILAERPLVALPSLSATRTILVERARAGVGSWYEFFPRSEGAKKLSDGSWRSGTFRTAAKRLPEIAAMGFDVVYLPPIHPIGRTFRKGPNNTLDAGAAGPGSPWAIGSADGGHDAIHPELGTEKDFLQFLGKAKQAGLEVALDLALQASPDHPWVTEHPEWFTTLPDGTIAYAENPPKKYQDIYPLNFDNDDEGLRAEVLRIVRHWMSLGVRIFRVDNPHTKPLRFWEWLIHTVNATDPDVVFLAEAFTRPALLQTLAKAGFQQSYTYFTWRNTKAELEEFFTGLATETAEFLRPNLFVNTPDILTEYLQFGGPAAFKIRAALAATAAPTWGVYSGFELFENVARPGAEEYIDNEKYEFRPRDYTRAQALGRSLAPYLTMLNRARSEHPALRQLRNLRVHWSDDDAVLVYSKHLPGAFTRSNRPDTVIVVANVDPHSVRETMVHLDVEALGFPAGSSFEVKDIVTGQRWTWGADNYVRLDAFAEPVHILVAKPLDARTTEPAR from the coding sequence GTGGCACAGAGCGCAGCGACCAGACCGGAGGGCCCCGCGGCTCCCGACTACGAGCCCCTCCTTCCTCGCATCCCGATCCTGGGCCTACGGCCCCAGGTCGACGAGGGCCATTGGGCCGCCACGGCCTTCAGCGGCGAGGTCGTCCCGTTCAGCGCCACGGCTTTCCGCGAGGGCCAGGACCGCATCGGCGTCGACCTGCTGCTCCTCGACCCCGGCGGCGAGCAGACAGAGCACCGCATGCACGCCGTCGCGCCCGGCACCGATCGCTGGGAGGCCGAAGTCCCCTTGCGGCAGGAGGGTCTCTGGCACTACTGCGTGCAGGCCTACGCCGACGAATACGCGACCTGGCGGCACAATGCGGAGGTGAAGATACCCGCCGGCGTCGACGTCGAGCTCATGCTGCGCACCGGTCACGATCTGCTCGTCCGCGCCGCGGCCGACAGAAACCGCAGCGCCGCCGAGCGCCGGCGCCTCTCGGAGGCCGCCACAGCGGTGGCGGAGGCGGCGAAGCCGGTGGATGAGCGTTTCGCCGCGACCGTGGACGACCGGATCGGCCGCATCCTGGCCGAGCGCCCGCTCGTCGCGCTCCCTTCGCTCTCGGCCACCCGCACGATCCTGGTCGAACGCGCCCGGGCCGGCGTCGGAAGCTGGTACGAGTTCTTCCCCCGCTCCGAGGGCGCCAAGAAGCTGTCCGACGGCTCCTGGCGCTCCGGCACGTTCCGGACCGCGGCCAAACGGCTGCCCGAGATCGCCGCGATGGGCTTCGATGTCGTCTATCTGCCGCCCATCCACCCGATCGGCCGCACGTTCCGCAAAGGCCCCAACAACACGCTCGACGCCGGAGCGGCGGGCCCCGGCTCCCCCTGGGCCATCGGCTCCGCCGACGGCGGCCACGACGCCATCCATCCCGAGCTCGGCACGGAGAAGGACTTCCTCCAGTTCCTCGGCAAGGCCAAGCAGGCGGGACTCGAGGTGGCACTGGACCTAGCGCTGCAGGCCTCCCCCGACCACCCGTGGGTGACGGAGCACCCGGAGTGGTTCACGACGCTCCCGGACGGCACCATCGCCTACGCTGAGAACCCGCCGAAGAAGTACCAGGACATCTATCCCCTCAACTTCGACAACGACGACGAGGGGCTCCGCGCCGAGGTCCTGCGCATCGTCCGTCACTGGATGTCGCTCGGCGTCCGCATCTTCCGCGTCGACAACCCGCACACTAAGCCGCTGCGCTTCTGGGAGTGGCTAATCCACACCGTCAATGCCACCGACCCGGATGTCGTCTTCCTGGCGGAGGCGTTCACCCGCCCTGCGCTGCTGCAGACCCTCGCGAAGGCGGGCTTCCAGCAGTCGTACACCTACTTCACCTGGCGAAACACCAAGGCGGAACTGGAAGAGTTCTTCACCGGGCTCGCCACCGAGACGGCCGAGTTCCTGCGGCCGAACCTCTTCGTGAACACACCGGACATCCTGACCGAGTACCTGCAGTTCGGCGGTCCCGCGGCGTTCAAGATCCGCGCCGCCCTCGCCGCCACCGCCGCGCCCACCTGGGGGGTCTACTCCGGCTTCGAACTGTTCGAGAACGTCGCCCGGCCCGGCGCCGAAGAGTACATCGACAACGAGAAGTACGAGTTCCGGCCGCGCGACTACACCCGGGCGCAAGCGCTCGGCCGCTCGCTAGCGCCCTATCTGACCATGCTCAACCGGGCGCGCAGCGAGCACCCCGCCCTCCGCCAGCTGCGGAACCTGCGGGTGCATTGGAGCGACGACGACGCGGTGCTCGTCTACTCCAAGCACCTGCCGGGCGCGTTCACCCGCAGCAACCGGCCCGACACCGTGATCGTGGTCGCCAATGTCGATCCGCACTCGGTGCGGGAGACGATGGTCCACCTGGATGTCGAAGCCCTCGGCTTCCCCGCCGGCTCGTCGTTCGAGGTCAAAGACATCGTGACGGGCCAGCGCTGGACCTGGGGCGCCGACAACTATGTCCGCCTCGACGCTTTCGCCGAGCCCGTCCACATCCTCGTCGCCAAGCCGCTGGACGCCCGGACGACGGAGCCTGCCCGATGA
- the glgB gene encoding 1,4-alpha-glucan branching protein GlgB, which yields MTRLPEGAAALPGLDDAVLHAVATGSYHDAHSVLGQHPVTAAGSAETVTVIRALRPLAEAVFAVLPTGAHLELAHLAHGIWQGVSIVGPGSYEIEARYADGTVWSADDPYRFLPTIGEIDLHLIREGRHEQLWTALGARVRDLGGVTGTAFTVWAPHARAVRVVGDFNGWDGTLHALRNMGSSGVWELFVPGLGEGAIYKFDLLAQSGEWMRKIDPMARLAETPPDTASRITVSRHEWQDGEWMRRRAASDPHAGPMSIYELHFGSWRPGLGYREAADQLIDYLGALGYTHVEFLPLAEHPFGGSWGYQVTGYYAPTSRFGSPDDLKYLIDRLHRAGIGVLLDWVPGHFPKDDWALARFDGQPLYEHADPRRGEHADWGTYIFDYGNSQVRNFLVANALYWLEEFHIDGLRVDAVASMLYLDYSRDDGEWEPNIHGGRENLEAIAFLQEVTATAYKRNPGTIVIAEESTSYPGVTAPTSSGGLGFGLKWNMGWMHDSLEYIREDPLYRRWHHSRITFSFVYAWSESFLLPISHDEVVHGKGSLLGKMPGDHWQQLANMRAYLAFMWAHPGKQLLFMGQEFGQPSEWSEERGLDWWILDQPTHRGLWNLVCELNAVYRGTPALWAHDNDPSGFEWLDGSDAAGNVLAFLRKDGRGEPIAVILNFSGAPHPEYRVGLPFAGDWEEALNTDADVFGGSGVGNFGGVSAEDEPWMGRPASAVLTLPPLGALFLKPRR from the coding sequence ATGACCCGCCTCCCCGAGGGAGCCGCCGCCCTGCCCGGGCTCGACGACGCCGTGCTGCACGCCGTCGCCACCGGCAGCTATCACGATGCACACTCCGTGCTCGGCCAGCACCCGGTGACCGCGGCCGGGAGCGCCGAGACGGTCACGGTCATCCGCGCCCTGCGCCCACTGGCCGAAGCCGTGTTCGCCGTGCTGCCGACCGGGGCGCACCTCGAGCTGGCGCACCTCGCACACGGGATCTGGCAGGGTGTGAGCATCGTCGGCCCGGGTTCGTACGAGATCGAGGCCCGCTACGCCGACGGCACTGTCTGGTCCGCCGACGACCCCTACCGCTTCCTGCCGACCATCGGCGAGATCGACCTCCACCTCATCCGCGAGGGCCGCCACGAGCAGCTCTGGACGGCGCTCGGGGCCCGGGTGCGCGACCTCGGCGGCGTCACGGGCACGGCTTTCACCGTGTGGGCGCCGCACGCTCGGGCCGTCCGTGTCGTCGGAGACTTCAACGGCTGGGACGGAACGCTGCACGCCCTGCGCAACATGGGCTCCTCCGGAGTGTGGGAGCTGTTCGTCCCCGGGCTCGGCGAAGGCGCGATCTACAAGTTCGACCTGCTCGCGCAGTCCGGCGAGTGGATGCGCAAGATCGACCCGATGGCGCGGCTGGCCGAGACCCCGCCGGACACGGCCTCCCGCATCACCGTCAGCCGGCACGAGTGGCAGGACGGCGAGTGGATGCGCCGCCGCGCGGCCAGCGACCCGCACGCCGGTCCGATGTCGATCTACGAGCTCCACTTCGGCAGCTGGCGTCCGGGCCTCGGCTACCGCGAGGCGGCCGACCAGCTCATCGACTACCTCGGCGCCCTCGGCTACACGCATGTCGAGTTCCTGCCGCTCGCCGAGCATCCCTTCGGCGGCTCCTGGGGATACCAGGTCACCGGATACTACGCGCCGACGAGCCGCTTCGGGAGCCCCGACGATCTCAAATACCTCATCGACCGCCTGCACCGCGCGGGAATCGGGGTGCTGCTCGACTGGGTCCCCGGCCACTTCCCCAAAGACGACTGGGCGCTCGCCCGCTTCGACGGCCAGCCGCTCTACGAGCACGCCGACCCGCGCCGCGGCGAGCACGCCGACTGGGGCACCTACATCTTCGACTACGGCAACTCGCAGGTGCGGAACTTCCTCGTGGCCAACGCGCTCTACTGGCTCGAGGAGTTCCACATCGACGGTCTGCGGGTGGATGCCGTCGCGTCGATGCTCTACCTCGACTACTCGCGGGACGATGGCGAATGGGAGCCCAATATCCACGGCGGGCGGGAGAATCTCGAGGCGATCGCCTTCCTGCAGGAGGTCACCGCGACCGCCTACAAGCGGAACCCCGGGACGATCGTGATCGCAGAGGAGTCCACGAGCTACCCCGGCGTCACAGCTCCCACCTCCTCCGGCGGCCTGGGCTTCGGCCTCAAGTGGAACATGGGGTGGATGCACGACTCGCTGGAGTACATCCGCGAGGACCCCCTGTATCGCCGCTGGCACCACAGCAGGATCACATTCTCGTTCGTGTACGCGTGGAGCGAGAGTTTCCTCCTGCCGATCAGCCACGACGAAGTCGTTCACGGGAAGGGGTCACTCCTCGGCAAGATGCCGGGCGACCACTGGCAGCAGCTCGCGAACATGCGCGCCTACCTCGCGTTCATGTGGGCGCACCCGGGCAAGCAGCTGCTCTTCATGGGCCAGGAGTTCGGCCAGCCCTCCGAGTGGAGCGAGGAGCGCGGCCTCGACTGGTGGATACTCGATCAGCCCACCCACCGTGGCCTGTGGAACCTCGTCTGCGAGCTGAACGCCGTCTACCGCGGCACCCCCGCGCTCTGGGCACACGACAACGACCCCTCCGGTTTCGAATGGCTGGACGGATCGGACGCGGCCGGCAACGTCCTGGCTTTCCTGCGCAAGGATGGGCGCGGGGAGCCCATCGCGGTCATCCTGAACTTCTCGGGCGCCCCGCACCCGGAGTACCGGGTGGGACTGCCCTTCGCTGGCGACTGGGAGGAGGCGCTCAACACGGACGCGGACGTGTTCGGCGGCTCCGGAGTCGGCAATTTCGGCGGGGTGAGCGCAGAGGACGAGCCGTGGATGGGACGTCCGGCCTCGGCGGTGCTGACACTGCCACCGCTCGGAGCGCTCTTCCTCAAGCCCCGGCGCTGA
- a CDS encoding tetratricopeptide repeat protein, translated as MNQIPPTPTNLRGAVDLSALVNRPAPGEAGPTAIGEEIALPSLFFEGTDANIDDFLQLSARIPVVVELVAEWSEPANELVPVLDRVIAELGGRLVLVKVDVDANPQLAQAFQAQSVPTVAAIVAGRPVQLFAGALPEEQVKDVFGQLLALAAQNGVTGAAAVETGAAPSDAPDTEPEPEPLPPHHAAAYEAIDRGDYETAIAEYKTAIAQDPRDAMAVAGLAQVSLLSRLAGKTMEDIRTAGANEPSSPDAQLAVADLDLSGGHIEDAFDRLLSLFPTLDAAGKEAVRTRILDYFEIVGVEDPRVGKARGRLASLLY; from the coding sequence ATGAACCAGATCCCGCCCACTCCGACGAATCTCCGCGGCGCCGTCGACCTCAGCGCGCTCGTGAACCGGCCGGCGCCGGGTGAGGCCGGCCCCACAGCGATCGGTGAGGAGATCGCCCTGCCGAGCCTGTTCTTCGAGGGCACCGATGCGAACATCGATGACTTCCTTCAGCTGTCGGCGCGCATCCCGGTCGTCGTGGAACTCGTCGCGGAGTGGAGCGAACCGGCCAACGAGCTCGTGCCGGTCCTCGACCGGGTGATCGCAGAGCTCGGCGGGCGGCTCGTGCTCGTCAAGGTCGATGTCGACGCGAACCCGCAGCTCGCCCAGGCTTTCCAGGCGCAATCCGTGCCGACTGTCGCAGCGATCGTCGCGGGACGCCCGGTGCAGCTGTTCGCCGGGGCGCTCCCGGAGGAGCAGGTCAAGGATGTGTTCGGGCAGCTCCTGGCGCTCGCCGCGCAGAACGGCGTGACCGGCGCAGCGGCCGTCGAGACCGGTGCGGCCCCGTCCGACGCGCCGGACACAGAGCCGGAGCCCGAGCCGCTGCCCCCGCACCACGCGGCGGCCTACGAGGCGATCGATCGCGGGGATTACGAGACGGCCATCGCCGAGTACAAGACGGCGATCGCGCAGGACCCGCGGGACGCGATGGCGGTGGCCGGGCTCGCCCAGGTCAGCCTGCTCTCTCGCCTCGCCGGCAAGACGATGGAGGATATTCGCACGGCCGGGGCGAACGAGCCGTCCAGCCCGGACGCGCAACTCGCGGTGGCCGACCTGGACCTCTCCGGCGGTCACATCGAGGACGCCTTCGACCGGCTGCTCTCCCTGTTCCCGACGCTGGACGCGGCGGGCAAGGAAGCGGTGCGAACCCGCATCCTGGACTACTTCGAGATCGTCGGCGTGGAGGACCCGCGCGTCGGGAAGGCCCGGGGGCGGCTGGCATCGTTGCTGTACTGA
- a CDS encoding large Ala/Glu-rich protein → MATDESDFTQVFRGYDKDEVDKTVQDLRGELIKSNTKSADQAKEIKRLQLRVEELNAEIEEVGSPTYSGLGTKLENMLRVAEEQSTRLIAQADIDAEKLRAGVAAEVEKVKRSAAQQAERVLADAQARATTLLEDAQIESSELLAKTRTSKETLLTDAMREAAAIRGAVATEAAELRATSKREAAAVRAEADREAAELKAVASREAAAARAEAADLERTIASRRGELEKALADDRPDFEREAAQTLLELERHVAETNDSLAAEQTRVRDRLAADAAQARADLAAEVETQRADLAAKAAQTRADLANEDATTRQALATEVEQTRKALAAEVEQTRGALAAEVEQTRARLAEEVVTARAELAEELESTRVELAEEVTSTKSALDHEVTSTKSALAEELSRERSTLAAEVTTAQARLAAEVDETRSALNAEVSTTRSALAAEVEQTKSRLKAEVEQARSALEAELSGTKSRLAADIEQTAAKLAADREETRSALAEETERTRSTLAEDIRRTAVELEHQRATTMNQLADDVEQQRLELAREAEQTRISLADETERARVALERDSAQARAELAREIAAGTTALEAQLAERQAAFDQEAATARAELNAELVTLRTTTLEEVDRHTREVEQARIDLEVELRARRDEAEKEHLSRHQEAVAQTQKYLDEANVQLAEAVKRTAQARAQAEAHESEARETIKSARKEAEETAADIVHDAEERAASLIGDAEERTQRLVADAEERLSQIRIEREAVAGYFENLRGMLQQAEHVSAARHD, encoded by the coding sequence GTGGCCACCGACGAATCGGACTTCACGCAGGTCTTCCGCGGTTACGACAAGGACGAAGTCGACAAGACCGTCCAGGACCTGCGCGGCGAACTCATCAAGTCGAACACCAAGAGCGCCGATCAGGCCAAGGAGATCAAACGTCTCCAGCTGCGCGTCGAGGAGTTGAACGCCGAGATCGAAGAGGTCGGCAGTCCCACCTACTCTGGACTCGGCACCAAGCTGGAGAACATGCTCCGCGTCGCCGAGGAGCAGTCCACCCGCCTCATCGCGCAAGCCGACATCGACGCCGAGAAGCTGCGCGCCGGCGTCGCCGCCGAGGTCGAGAAGGTCAAGCGGTCGGCGGCCCAGCAGGCCGAGCGTGTGCTGGCCGACGCTCAGGCGCGAGCGACGACGCTGCTCGAGGACGCCCAGATCGAGTCCAGCGAGCTGCTCGCCAAGACCCGCACCAGCAAAGAGACGCTGCTCACCGATGCCATGCGCGAGGCGGCCGCGATCCGCGGCGCTGTGGCGACGGAGGCCGCGGAGCTGCGTGCGACCAGCAAACGTGAGGCCGCGGCCGTCCGCGCCGAAGCCGACCGCGAGGCGGCCGAGCTGAAGGCGGTCGCCTCCCGCGAGGCGGCCGCCGCGCGCGCCGAGGCGGCGGACCTCGAGCGGACCATCGCCTCCCGGCGCGGCGAGCTGGAGAAGGCCCTCGCCGACGACCGCCCCGACTTCGAGCGCGAGGCCGCTCAAACGCTTCTGGAGCTCGAGCGTCACGTCGCCGAGACGAACGACTCCCTCGCCGCCGAGCAGACCCGGGTCCGCGACAGACTCGCCGCCGATGCCGCCCAGGCCCGTGCCGATCTGGCCGCCGAGGTGGAGACGCAGCGCGCCGACCTCGCCGCGAAAGCGGCGCAGACCCGAGCCGATCTCGCCAACGAGGACGCCACCACCCGCCAGGCTCTCGCCACGGAGGTGGAGCAGACCCGGAAGGCGCTGGCCGCCGAGGTCGAGCAGACGAGAGGCGCGCTGGCCGCCGAGGTCGAGCAGACCCGCGCCCGCCTCGCCGAGGAGGTGGTCACAGCGCGCGCAGAGCTGGCCGAAGAGCTGGAGAGCACCCGGGTCGAACTGGCGGAGGAGGTCACCAGCACAAAGTCCGCGCTCGACCACGAAGTCACCAGCACCAAGTCCGCCCTCGCCGAAGAGCTGTCCCGCGAGCGCAGCACCCTCGCCGCGGAGGTGACCACCGCACAGGCGCGTCTCGCGGCCGAGGTCGATGAGACCCGCTCCGCCCTGAACGCCGAGGTGAGCACCACCCGGTCGGCTCTCGCCGCCGAAGTCGAGCAGACCAAGTCCCGGCTGAAGGCCGAGGTTGAGCAGGCCAGATCGGCGCTGGAGGCCGAGCTCAGCGGGACCAAGTCGCGACTCGCCGCCGACATCGAGCAGACCGCCGCCAAACTGGCCGCCGATCGGGAGGAGACCCGCTCAGCGCTCGCGGAGGAGACAGAGCGCACTCGATCCACCCTCGCAGAGGACATCCGCCGCACCGCCGTGGAGCTGGAGCACCAGCGCGCGACCACCATGAACCAGCTGGCGGACGACGTCGAGCAGCAGCGCCTCGAGCTGGCCCGCGAGGCCGAGCAGACCCGCATCTCGCTCGCCGACGAGACCGAGCGGGCCCGAGTCGCCCTCGAACGCGACAGCGCGCAGGCCCGGGCCGAGCTCGCCCGCGAGATCGCCGCGGGCACCACCGCGCTCGAGGCCCAGCTCGCCGAGCGCCAGGCCGCTTTCGACCAAGAGGCCGCGACCGCACGCGCCGAGCTGAATGCCGAACTGGTGACCCTGCGCACCACAACGCTCGAAGAGGTCGACCGGCACACGAGGGAGGTCGAGCAGGCCCGGATCGACCTGGAGGTCGAACTGCGCGCCCGCCGCGACGAAGCCGAGAAGGAGCACCTCAGCCGCCACCAGGAGGCCGTCGCCCAGACGCAGAAGTACCTGGATGAGGCGAATGTCCAGCTCGCGGAGGCGGTCAAGCGCACCGCGCAGGCCCGCGCCCAGGCCGAAGCCCACGAGTCGGAGGCTCGCGAGACGATCAAATCGGCCCGAAAGGAGGCCGAGGAGACCGCCGCTGACATCGTCCACGACGCCGAAGAGCGCGCCGCCTCCCTGATCGGAGATGCCGAAGAACGGACGCAACGCCTGGTCGCTGACGCGGAAGAGCGCCTGTCGCAGATTAGGATCGAGCGCGAAGCCGTCGCAGGCTACTTCGAGAACCTGCGCGGCATGCTGCAGCAGGCGGAGCACGTCAGCGCAGCCCGGCACGACTAG